Proteins encoded within one genomic window of Aerococcus viridans:
- a CDS encoding UDP-N-acetylglucosamine 1-carboxyvinyltransferase translates to MEKFIIKGGNPLKGEITVSGAKNSAVALIPAAIMADSPVVIEGVPEIDDVFALIEILKDFNVKVDFNEHVMRIDPSNMENSPMPDGKIQSLRASYYFMGALLGKYGEGVVGLPGGCNLGPRPMDLHLKGFEALGAEVSNELGAMHLTTNGNGLTGTEIYLDVVSVGATINIMLAASRAKGITVIENAAREPEIIDIAMLLNKMGAKIKGVGTSTIRIEGVDEMHGASHQQIPDRIEAGTYIAAAAAVGQGVTVKNVIAEHIESFLAKLREMGVKMDISDDAIYIHPNDGQLKAVDIKTAPYPGFATDLQQPVTPLLLTANGNGKLVDTIYPKRVKHVPELARMGANIEEHNDQITYTGPNQLTGATVTASDLRAGAGLVIAGLMAEGETELYGAGNILRGYDHIDEKLSALGADIQLVQYDYSTVN, encoded by the coding sequence ATGGAAAAATTTATCATCAAGGGTGGTAATCCGTTAAAGGGTGAGATTACGGTTTCTGGAGCGAAGAATAGTGCAGTTGCGCTAATTCCTGCAGCGATTATGGCGGATTCACCGGTGGTAATTGAGGGCGTACCGGAAATTGACGACGTGTTCGCTTTAATTGAAATATTGAAAGACTTTAATGTAAAGGTTGATTTCAACGAGCATGTCATGCGTATTGACCCATCGAACATGGAAAATAGCCCAATGCCTGATGGTAAGATCCAAAGCTTGCGCGCGTCTTACTACTTCATGGGTGCCTTATTAGGTAAATACGGTGAGGGTGTTGTTGGTTTACCAGGTGGTTGTAACTTGGGGCCTCGTCCAATGGATTTACACTTAAAAGGTTTTGAAGCTTTAGGTGCTGAAGTAAGCAACGAATTAGGTGCTATGCATTTAACAACTAACGGTAATGGTCTTACAGGTACTGAAATTTACCTAGATGTTGTCAGCGTCGGCGCAACCATCAACATTATGTTGGCAGCTTCTCGCGCTAAAGGGATAACTGTCATTGAAAATGCAGCCCGCGAACCTGAAATCATTGATATCGCTATGTTATTAAACAAGATGGGTGCTAAGATTAAAGGTGTGGGTACTTCTACTATCCGTATCGAAGGTGTGGACGAGATGCACGGTGCTTCTCACCAACAAATTCCTGACCGTATCGAAGCCGGTACTTATATTGCAGCTGCTGCGGCAGTTGGCCAAGGGGTTACTGTCAAGAACGTCATTGCTGAACATATTGAAAGTTTCCTAGCGAAATTACGTGAGATGGGTGTCAAAATGGACATCAGCGATGATGCTATCTATATTCATCCAAATGACGGTCAATTAAAAGCTGTGGATATTAAAACAGCGCCATACCCAGGTTTTGCAACTGACTTACAACAACCTGTTACGCCATTATTATTAACAGCGAATGGTAACGGTAAATTAGTAGATACGATTTATCCAAAACGTGTGAAACATGTGCCTGAGTTGGCGCGTATGGGTGCAAATATTGAAGAACACAATGACCAAATTACTTACACTGGCCCTAACCAATTAACAGGTGCAACTGTGACGGCTTCAGACTTACGTGCTGGTGCTGGTCTAGTGATTGCTGGGTTAATGGCTGAAGGTGAAACTGAATTATATGGTGCCGGTAATATTTTACGTGGTTATGACCATATCGATGAGAAATTGTCAGCTTTAGGTGCTGATATTCAATTGGTACAATACGATTATTCTACAGTAAACTAA
- the rho gene encoding transcription termination factor Rho: MSDNEQEHVKLHSLQAMTLKEIYQYAKAYKVPYYSQMNKKELIMAVLRAQEVSQGFMNVEGVLDITGSDFGFLRSINYSPSQEDIYISNSQIRRFGLRNGDLVSGTARPPKASERYLGLMHVYAVNGKDPDEAKERAHFPALTPVYPDEQLRLESTPGRLSARMIDLISPVGYGQRGLIVAPPKAGKTVLMKEIANGITANNPDVELIMLLIDERPEEVTDLERSIDGEVVSSTFDQRPENHVRIAELVLERARRLVEDKRDVVILMDSITRLARAYNLVEKPSGRTLSGGIDPAAFYKPKKFFGSARNIEDGGSLTILATALVDTGSRMDDMIYEEFKGTGNAEIHLSRDLAESRVFPAIDIRRSSTRKEELLHDESALKVLWKLRQTMKGDMLVYTNEMLKEMKKTETNEQFIDRLDVFLSKGKNKGKS; this comes from the coding sequence ATGTCAGATAATGAGCAAGAACACGTGAAGTTGCATAGTTTGCAGGCTATGACTTTGAAGGAGATTTACCAGTATGCGAAGGCGTATAAGGTCCCTTATTATAGCCAAATGAATAAGAAAGAGCTGATTATGGCTGTCTTGCGGGCGCAAGAGGTGAGTCAGGGCTTTATGAATGTCGAGGGTGTGCTTGATATTACAGGGTCTGATTTTGGTTTCTTGCGGTCTATTAATTATTCGCCTAGTCAGGAGGATATTTATATTTCGAATTCTCAGATTCGCCGGTTTGGTTTGCGGAATGGGGATTTGGTGTCAGGTACAGCTCGTCCGCCTAAGGCTTCTGAGCGGTACTTGGGCTTGATGCATGTGTATGCGGTGAATGGTAAGGACCCAGATGAGGCGAAGGAACGGGCGCATTTCCCAGCCTTGACCCCTGTTTATCCGGATGAGCAATTACGGTTGGAGTCGACGCCTGGACGTTTGTCTGCGCGGATGATAGATTTGATTTCGCCTGTTGGTTACGGTCAACGTGGTTTGATTGTGGCACCTCCTAAGGCTGGTAAGACGGTCTTGATGAAGGAAATCGCCAACGGAATTACAGCTAATAATCCGGATGTTGAGTTGATTATGCTGTTAATTGATGAGCGTCCTGAAGAGGTGACGGATTTAGAGCGATCAATTGATGGGGAAGTGGTTTCGTCTACTTTTGATCAACGACCTGAAAACCATGTGCGGATTGCGGAATTGGTTTTAGAACGGGCGCGTCGTTTGGTGGAAGATAAGCGTGATGTGGTTATTTTGATGGATTCAATTACGCGTTTAGCCCGTGCTTACAACTTGGTTGAGAAGCCGAGTGGCCGGACTTTATCTGGTGGTATTGATCCAGCTGCATTCTATAAGCCGAAGAAATTCTTTGGGTCAGCCCGTAATATTGAAGATGGGGGCTCCTTGACTATTTTAGCGACAGCTTTAGTAGATACTGGTTCTCGTATGGACGATATGATTTACGAGGAGTTCAAGGGTACGGGTAATGCGGAGATTCACTTATCTCGTGACTTGGCAGAATCTCGTGTCTTCCCAGCGATTGATATTCGTCGTTCATCTACTCGTAAGGAAGAGTTGTTGCATGATGAGTCGGCCTTGAAAGTTTTATGGAAATTGCGCCAGACGATGAAGGGCGATATGTTGGTTTATACCAATGAAATGCTGAAGGAAATGAAGAAAACTGAAACCAATGAACAGTTTATTGACCGGCTTGATGTCTTTTTATCCAAAGGAAAAAACAAGGGTAAATCATAA
- a CDS encoding type B 50S ribosomal protein L31, with product MKQEIHPDYHPVVFMDTSTGYKFLSGSTVHSAETVEWEDGNTYPLIRVETSSDSHPFYTGRQKFTQADGRVDRFNKKYGFKDENAEEA from the coding sequence ATGAAACAAGAGATTCATCCAGATTACCATCCAGTAGTATTTATGGATACAAGTACAGGATACAAATTCTTATCTGGTTCAACAGTTCATTCTGCTGAAACAGTTGAGTGGGAAGATGGTAACACTTACCCATTAATCCGTGTTGAGACTTCATCAGACTCACATCCATTCTACACTGGACGTCAAAAATTCACACAAGCAGATGGTCGTGTGGACCGTTTCAACAAAAAATACGGTTTCAAAGACGAAAACGCAGAAGAAGCATAA
- a CDS encoding tyrosine-type recombinase/integrase, giving the protein MKISKYIDKKTNKPMYRVKGYLGTDPITGKKIYKNMSGFAKKRDAEIAERKAKQEFLKAGTTNTDRLKFEEVAKIWLETYEMSNIKESTFQIQRDIVLNHIVPNLGKHYVDKITPIMCQSLVNKFTREFTNYSNMIGLATRILEYARKTLKLIDDNPMKDVERPRKARKLKSERYEAPYFSREELVYFLECAKKMNDPKAYAIIHLMSFTGIREGEACGLMWKDFDEVNNTITIERAIIRGKNFEKKVGTTKSSASERTISIDDETAQVLRNWKSKQKEIMFMLGYNTSGKNQFMFTNDKNEIYQPLYAYDRIQAVCKKFPEIGKMTAHGLRHTHVTLLLEAGMSIKEVQERLGHENTKMVLEVYSHINKESSKRIGNEFADFVKKVNG; this is encoded by the coding sequence ATGAAAATTAGTAAATATATAGATAAGAAAACCAACAAACCCATGTATCGAGTTAAAGGTTATCTAGGTACTGATCCGATTACTGGTAAGAAAATCTACAAGAATATGAGTGGCTTTGCTAAAAAAAGGGATGCAGAAATTGCAGAACGCAAGGCAAAACAAGAATTTCTAAAAGCTGGGACTACCAACACAGACCGATTGAAGTTTGAAGAAGTAGCAAAGATTTGGCTTGAAACTTATGAGATGAGTAACATCAAAGAAAGCACTTTCCAGATTCAAAGGGATATTGTGTTGAATCATATCGTGCCTAATCTAGGTAAGCACTATGTAGATAAAATTACCCCTATTATGTGCCAATCGCTGGTAAACAAGTTCACTAGAGAATTTACCAATTACAGTAACATGATTGGACTTGCTACACGCATTTTAGAGTATGCTAGAAAGACTTTGAAGCTTATTGATGATAATCCTATGAAGGACGTTGAACGCCCTAGAAAAGCACGTAAATTGAAATCTGAACGGTACGAAGCGCCATATTTTAGTAGAGAAGAATTAGTATACTTCTTGGAATGTGCCAAAAAGATGAATGATCCAAAAGCGTATGCGATTATCCATCTAATGAGTTTTACTGGTATTCGTGAGGGCGAAGCGTGTGGCTTAATGTGGAAAGACTTTGACGAAGTGAACAATACCATCACGATTGAACGTGCAATCATTCGTGGTAAAAACTTTGAAAAGAAAGTTGGGACTACAAAATCATCTGCAAGTGAACGTACTATCTCAATAGATGATGAAACCGCCCAAGTATTGAGAAATTGGAAATCTAAACAAAAAGAAATCATGTTCATGCTTGGGTACAATACCAGCGGTAAGAATCAATTCATGTTTACCAATGATAAGAATGAGATTTATCAACCCTTATATGCTTATGACCGTATTCAAGCGGTTTGCAAGAAGTTCCCAGAAATTGGGAAAATGACTGCGCATGGACTAAGACACACACATGTTACCTTATTGCTTGAAGCTGGAATGTCTATCAAAGAAGTTCAAGAACGCTTGGGACATGAAAATACGAAAATGGTACTCGAGGTGTACAGCCATATCAACAAAGAATCTAGCAAAAGGATTGGTAATGAATTTGCAGACTTTGTGAAAAAGGTAAACGGATAA
- a CDS encoding helix-turn-helix domain-containing protein: MDKIRLGNKIKSIRMEKGLTLEEFGKKFNTSKVTIYNWEIGRNAPNKKNLAILADLAGISVDELLYGTREELISKGVKDGLQDFFDRSDNQGYKREDYQANKEKYITLLSDLIEEFTQLSESVLPYEEIYIRVRSWTEERLNSLYNSEARTEESYLYFMRDVLENAHIEISKYQHDPATRKSVEDGIISDDFINEIIQDLMNSKKKIGNKMDELGVPYSDSL, translated from the coding sequence ATGGATAAAATACGATTAGGAAATAAAATAAAAAGTATCAGGATGGAGAAAGGTCTTACTTTAGAAGAATTTGGAAAAAAATTCAATACTTCAAAAGTAACGATTTATAACTGGGAAATAGGCAGAAATGCACCTAACAAAAAGAATTTGGCTATTCTTGCAGATTTAGCAGGAATTTCTGTTGATGAATTATTGTATGGTACTAGAGAAGAATTGATTTCTAAAGGTGTTAAAGATGGATTACAAGATTTTTTTGATAGATCAGACAATCAAGGGTATAAGCGTGAGGATTATCAAGCCAATAAAGAAAAGTACATCACTTTGCTATCTGATTTAATTGAAGAATTTACTCAACTTTCTGAATCGGTATTACCTTATGAAGAAATATATATTAGAGTTAGGTCATGGACTGAAGAAAGATTAAACTCACTATATAATTCAGAAGCTAGAACTGAAGAAAGCTATTTGTACTTCATGCGTGATGTACTTGAAAATGCACATATTGAAATTTCAAAGTATCAACATGACCCAGCAACTCGCAAAAGTGTAGAAGATGGTATAATTTCAGATGATTTTATTAATGAAATCATTCAAGATTTGATGAATAGCAAGAAAAAAATTGGAAACAAGATGGATGAATTAGGCGTTCCCTATTCAGATTCTTTATAA
- a CDS encoding helix-turn-helix transcriptional regulator, protein METQINKIAGYRAMLGLTQQQMGERLGIKNKQTYSLKENGKRAFSDKEKELLKKIMLPYFPDITIDDIFFEK, encoded by the coding sequence ATGGAAACTCAAATTAATAAAATTGCTGGATATAGAGCAATGCTGGGTTTAACCCAGCAACAAATGGGGGAAAGGTTAGGTATTAAAAATAAACAAACCTATTCTTTGAAAGAAAATGGGAAACGTGCATTTTCTGATAAAGAGAAAGAACTTTTAAAAAAAATCATGTTGCCTTATTTTCCAGATATTACAATAGACGATATTTTTTTTGAAAAATAA
- a CDS encoding helix-turn-helix domain-containing protein translates to MEKPQFEVKVILGEEQKQQIYTEYLSDLQSVLKSVKENNGKRYMYQKELMNYLRIGMTTLNEMIDNGLPYVWLGNKKMFDMQDVESYLNERKVY, encoded by the coding sequence ATGGAAAAACCACAATTTGAAGTGAAAGTAATTCTAGGAGAAGAACAGAAACAACAAATCTACACAGAATATCTTAGTGATCTGCAAAGCGTTCTGAAGTCGGTAAAAGAAAACAACGGTAAGCGGTACATGTACCAAAAAGAGTTGATGAATTACTTGCGTATTGGTATGACAACACTTAATGAAATGATTGACAATGGATTGCCTTATGTATGGTTAGGTAACAAAAAAATGTTTGATATGCAAGATGTTGAATCGTATCTGAATGAAAGAAAAGTCTATTAA
- a CDS encoding bifunctional DNA primase/polymerase, whose product MNMYQRALYLAEKGIQTIPLDHNKKSIVTFRDVPITPEFVNTHENLYRSTTVLGCLTRDLWCIDIDKDHKDGQNGFESIEANPFAEEILKNATNTFRQVTPSGGLHLIFKKKNDVNYGQKLGYLDGVDIKAHNNNYFVFAGSVTSKGTYTNNEKPPAFYDGEFENRIFSTKGNFQEQIMAKYSVKNVFSNTDYSYLPSKNGKGGKGKEAYQRIIDGQSVMRNNDLFLASSYAKQYNLDLEPLKILIGDKNSNGDVFTESEWEATVNSAN is encoded by the coding sequence ATGAATATGTACCAACGTGCTTTATACCTAGCTGAAAAAGGTATACAGACAATTCCATTAGACCATAACAAAAAAAGTATTGTTACTTTTAGGGATGTACCAATCACACCAGAATTTGTTAATACCCACGAAAACTTGTACCGTTCTACTACTGTACTTGGATGTTTAACTAGGGACTTATGGTGTATCGATATAGACAAAGACCATAAAGACGGACAAAACGGTTTTGAAAGTATTGAAGCCAATCCATTCGCTGAAGAAATACTGAAAAATGCGACAAACACGTTTAGACAAGTAACTCCATCTGGTGGCTTGCACCTAATATTCAAAAAGAAGAATGATGTAAATTATGGCCAAAAATTGGGCTACCTTGATGGTGTAGATATTAAAGCACATAACAATAACTACTTCGTTTTTGCTGGAAGTGTTACAAGTAAAGGTACTTACACCAACAACGAAAAACCACCAGCGTTCTATGATGGAGAATTTGAAAATAGAATCTTCTCAACAAAGGGTAATTTTCAAGAGCAGATAATGGCAAAGTATTCAGTTAAGAATGTTTTCAGTAATACAGATTATTCGTATCTACCTAGTAAGAACGGTAAGGGCGGAAAAGGTAAAGAAGCCTACCAGCGAATCATTGACGGTCAAAGTGTCATGAGAAACAATGATCTGTTCCTTGCTTCATCTTATGCAAAACAATACAACTTGGACTTAGAACCCTTAAAGATTCTCATCGGAGATAAAAATTCAAATGGGGATGTGTTCACAGAATCAGAATGGGAAGCAACTGTTAATAGTGCAAATTAA
- a CDS encoding RidA family protein yields MATEKAPAALGPYSQAISVNGTVYVSGQLPIDPTTGEFAADDIQGQTRQSLTNIQAILAEAGLDLSNVVKTTVLLDNIDDFAAMNEVYAEFFTGVTPARAAFEVAAIPKGALVEIEAVAVEG; encoded by the coding sequence ATCGCAACTGAAAAGGCGCCTGCAGCTTTAGGACCATACTCTCAAGCAATTAGTGTAAACGGCACGGTATATGTATCTGGCCAACTACCAATTGATCCAACAACAGGTGAATTTGCGGCGGATGACATTCAAGGACAAACTCGCCAATCCTTAACAAATATTCAAGCGATTCTAGCGGAAGCAGGTCTAGACTTGTCTAACGTTGTGAAAACAACTGTTTTATTAGACAATATCGATGACTTCGCAGCTATGAACGAAGTTTACGCTGAATTCTTCACAGGGGTAACACCAGCTCGCGCAGCCTTTGAAGTAGCAGCAATTCCAAAAGGCGCGCTTGTTGAAATCGAAGCAGTTGCCGTCGAAGGTTAA
- a CDS encoding GNAT family N-acetyltransferase, producing MDIRFAQGKDIPDILKLLEQVNLIHHQARPDILKEAPKYTSDEIANIIEDPQRPLLVAVEGNHVLGYMFGIYQESAESAFLVGEKSLYIDDICVDQNVRGKHVGQALYQATKELASDTGCRRITLNVWAFNESAKSFYEKMGMQSFKTTLEDIL from the coding sequence ATGGATATTCGATTCGCACAGGGTAAAGATATTCCTGATATTTTAAAACTACTAGAACAAGTCAATTTGATTCACCACCAAGCTCGGCCAGACATCCTGAAGGAAGCGCCTAAGTATACTTCGGATGAAATTGCGAACATTATTGAAGATCCACAACGCCCACTTTTAGTCGCCGTTGAAGGCAATCATGTACTTGGTTACATGTTTGGGATTTACCAAGAATCCGCTGAAAGTGCGTTTCTAGTTGGCGAGAAATCCTTATACATTGATGATATCTGTGTTGATCAAAACGTCCGCGGCAAACATGTCGGCCAAGCCCTTTACCAAGCCACTAAAGAATTAGCCTCTGACACCGGATGCCGCCGCATCACCTTAAATGTTTGGGCCTTCAACGAGTCAGCCAAATCCTTCTATGAAAAAATGGGCATGCAGTCCTTTAAAACAACGCTAGAAGATATCTTATAA
- the cysK gene encoding cysteine synthase A produces the protein MLFENIVDAIGYTPLVKINGLDADSADIYVKLEKNNPSGSVKDRPVKYIVQDLLDSGKVSVGGTIVESTSGNTGVGLAMVGAALGINVVIVMPESMSIERRQLIQAYGAELILTDKSGGMALAGETAEKVAAERNGVVFGQFTNGANVTAHEETTAKEILADLPNVDGFVVGIGTGGTVSGVGHVLKEKNPATVIWGGEPSDSPLLTEGKAGPHKIQGLGANFIPKVLDQSILDKVATVSNEDAIAAAKELATTQGIFAGFSSGANYVAAKALAKELGKGKVVVTVLPDSGERYLSTGQFGDGHAE, from the coding sequence ATGTTATTTGAAAATATTGTAGACGCGATTGGTTATACACCCTTGGTCAAAATTAATGGTTTAGATGCAGATTCTGCCGATATCTATGTCAAATTAGAGAAGAATAATCCATCAGGTTCGGTAAAAGACCGTCCAGTAAAATACATTGTCCAAGACTTGTTGGATTCAGGCAAAGTATCAGTTGGCGGAACGATTGTTGAGTCAACTTCTGGTAATACGGGTGTTGGATTAGCTATGGTTGGTGCGGCTTTAGGCATTAATGTCGTGATCGTGATGCCAGAATCAATGAGTATCGAGCGTCGTCAATTGATCCAAGCTTATGGTGCGGAACTGATTTTGACAGATAAATCTGGGGGTATGGCATTGGCTGGTGAAACCGCTGAAAAAGTTGCGGCTGAACGTAATGGTGTGGTCTTTGGTCAATTTACAAACGGAGCCAATGTGACTGCCCACGAGGAAACAACTGCCAAAGAAATCTTAGCTGACTTACCGAATGTTGACGGCTTTGTGGTTGGTATCGGTACTGGTGGTACGGTTTCAGGTGTTGGTCATGTCTTAAAAGAGAAGAATCCAGCTACTGTTATTTGGGGTGGTGAGCCAAGTGATTCACCGCTATTAACTGAAGGTAAGGCAGGTCCTCATAAGATTCAAGGGTTAGGTGCCAACTTTATTCCTAAAGTTTTAGATCAATCTATTTTAGACAAAGTAGCGACTGTTTCAAATGAAGATGCGATTGCGGCAGCCAAAGAATTGGCGACTACTCAAGGGATTTTCGCTGGTTTCTCTTCAGGTGCTAATTATGTAGCGGCAAAAGCACTCGCTAAAGAGTTAGGTAAAGGTAAGGTTGTTGTCACCGTATTACCAGATTCAGGTGAACGTTACCTATCAACCGGCCAATTCGGTGATGGGCATGCTGAGTGA
- the epsC gene encoding serine O-acetyltransferase EpsC — MLSDELNEAHRDFAQYIYDNDPAPHSLEEVFLYPGFQAVVRHIAERDLYLQEDYYGARKMAEATRKDTGIEIHPGAQIGENVFIDHGMGVVIGETAIVGDRVKLYHGVTLGGTGNDKGAKRHPTIQHDAEVGANATVLGNVTVGHHAKVGANAVVIHDVPPYATAVGVPARIILHDKNWNWIGEYSI, encoded by the coding sequence ATGCTGAGTGATGAATTAAACGAAGCCCACCGCGACTTCGCCCAATATATCTATGACAACGATCCAGCGCCCCATTCCTTAGAAGAAGTCTTTCTATATCCAGGTTTTCAGGCAGTGGTCCGCCATATCGCCGAGCGGGACTTGTATTTACAAGAAGACTATTATGGTGCCCGGAAAATGGCAGAAGCCACTCGAAAGGATACAGGCATTGAAATCCATCCTGGTGCCCAAATTGGAGAAAACGTCTTTATCGACCACGGCATGGGCGTTGTCATTGGGGAAACGGCTATTGTTGGCGACCGGGTCAAGTTGTACCACGGGGTCACTTTAGGCGGGACTGGTAATGACAAGGGGGCAAAGCGCCATCCAACCATCCAACACGACGCTGAAGTGGGGGCTAACGCTACTGTTTTAGGTAATGTCACAGTTGGCCATCATGCCAAAGTTGGGGCCAATGCTGTTGTGATTCATGATGTGCCACCCTATGCGACGGCCGTTGGGGTACCTGCTCGCATAATTTTACATGACAAGAATTGGAACTGGATTGGGGAATATAGTATTTAA
- a CDS encoding class A sortase produces the protein MRRLGFRRFLGLILLGIGIVIMVHQAWPVVQVYLNQQDVAVANYTAEELQENASDQSNGQFDFNEVRNVSAVEINQVRSDIESGEANLDILGAVAIPNANLNTAVIKGMSDAAMVSGAGTMFPDQVMGQGNYTLASHHIGYGTDILLNNISDSVTVGDKIYLTDLTNVYVYETFFVEAVNPDQVQYISQEMTGDPIVTLMTCTADLTQRWIVQGNLTETVAFGEAPAEVQALFQ, from the coding sequence ATGAGAAGATTGGGCTTTCGTCGGTTTTTAGGACTGATATTATTGGGGATTGGGATAGTCATTATGGTCCACCAGGCTTGGCCAGTGGTACAGGTATATTTAAACCAGCAGGATGTGGCGGTAGCAAATTATACGGCAGAAGAGTTACAAGAAAATGCGTCGGACCAGTCAAATGGCCAGTTTGATTTCAATGAGGTCCGAAATGTGTCGGCGGTAGAAATCAACCAAGTGCGGTCAGATATTGAATCTGGCGAAGCGAACTTGGATATTTTGGGTGCTGTCGCTATCCCTAATGCCAATTTAAATACCGCGGTCATTAAAGGCATGTCTGATGCGGCTATGGTGTCGGGTGCAGGGACCATGTTTCCAGACCAAGTTATGGGCCAGGGGAATTATACTTTAGCTAGCCACCACATCGGCTACGGGACAGATATCTTACTGAATAATATTTCAGATTCTGTGACGGTTGGGGATAAAATTTACCTGACAGATTTGACTAACGTTTACGTATACGAAACTTTCTTCGTTGAAGCAGTGAATCCTGATCAAGTGCAATATATTTCGCAAGAAATGACGGGTGATCCTATTGTCACCTTGATGACGTGTACAGCTGATTTGACTCAACGGTGGATTGTCCAAGGGAATTTAACCGAAACAGTGGCTTTCGGAGAGGCGCCAGCTGAAGTGCAAGCATTATTTCAATAG
- a CDS encoding SMI1/KNR4 family protein: protein MHLIASPLQKQFYTYLPKSPIYKQYSIADLPISYHNLVNQQNGGYTSHSYVASKRPSRDALTAVYIPYIAGMYEQKPGADYHIPSITRQEDFVHRPNIPDTGIIFYEDQDRVAYFDFSRVSDKGEPAVAYMDVGLDQVSILAPDFASFLDLFEHRFLGLPAPTLVSYHRVNAAILQANSFMEIADLLADYGPLLGQEWQNDWQNLLAHFGTKPFGQFQTALNTYSQGHKSILSL from the coding sequence ATGCACTTGATTGCATCTCCATTGCAAAAACAATTTTACACTTATTTACCTAAATCACCAATATATAAACAGTATTCTATCGCAGATTTACCAATTTCTTATCATAATCTGGTCAACCAACAAAATGGGGGCTACACCTCACACAGTTACGTGGCAAGTAAACGCCCAAGTCGAGACGCTCTTACCGCCGTCTACATCCCTTATATCGCCGGCATGTACGAACAGAAACCAGGCGCCGATTACCACATCCCATCCATCACTAGGCAAGAGGACTTCGTCCACCGACCTAACATTCCAGATACGGGGATTATCTTTTACGAAGATCAAGACCGCGTCGCCTATTTCGACTTTAGTCGAGTCAGTGACAAAGGCGAACCGGCCGTAGCCTATATGGATGTCGGCTTAGATCAAGTCAGCATTTTAGCGCCCGACTTTGCTAGCTTTTTAGACCTATTCGAACACCGGTTTTTAGGACTACCAGCACCAACACTAGTCTCCTATCACCGGGTGAATGCGGCCATCTTACAAGCCAATTCATTCATGGAAATTGCCGATCTACTGGCAGACTACGGCCCCCTTTTAGGGCAAGAATGGCAAAATGACTGGCAAAACTTGCTGGCTCATTTCGGTACAAAACCCTTCGGCCAATTCCAAACAGCCTTGAACACTTATAGCCAAGGCCACAAATCAATTTTATCCTTATAG